In the genome of Hevea brasiliensis isolate MT/VB/25A 57/8 chromosome 14, ASM3005281v1, whole genome shotgun sequence, the window CTTAATGTGATATGCATATATTAGCAATTATAGAGCAGTGACATGAGTTCTTTTGTCTTTTATTTCTAGGGTGGTGGTCACCCAGCACCAGAGTTCAAACGTAGAGAATGCTATGAGATGTTTCAGAGGTGGATTCATTATTATCCTCTCTAGATGATGAACAAAATGTAAATTGTAGTTGAGATTTAGAGaggaaaatgccaagaaaataatctTTGTGATTGTTTATTGTGAAATTTTGAGTACTCGAGAAGCTAGTTATTCCAATAAGGTAAGTATATTTCTGTTACCAAATTGATAAACATGGAGGGCAACAGAAACTTCAATAGAAGCCCTAGTCTTGAGTATATGAAAATCAATGTCAACATGTTGCTTTACAAGTCCCACTCTTGTAAACCCAGAAACCATAATTTTGCAAACATCCCTAGTAATCATGCATTTCTGTAAAATATCAACTTGTTGCATATTCAGTAGCCGAATTTTATACCACCAACTACCAAGAAATCATATTTCTCATTTCCAATGGCACATCCCATTGAATACTCTCGCCGCTTGGTCGATCTATCCCTCGTGAAAATAACTCGGAATAATCGAATTTCACGCAACAACGCGGCTGTCATCAAATTCCAAGCGATAGTATTTCATTGAGGCATTTCGTTGAACAGGTTCTGTGCTTCGTTAGTCAGGCCATTGCTATTTACACACGAGGATCATGGAATTGAGATTTTTTAGGTAAGGAGGCGTTTTACTTAATTGTGCTATATGGAAATCATTTTGTTAGAGAgtgatttggtgaggttttaggAAGAGAACCTAGTTGAGCTTGAGATATTGAATTTAGTTATTTGATTCAGATTGAAATTCCAAGTCAAGATTTCAGagtcttcaaaataattccaactcAACTGAGTTAGAATTCATtcataaaagaaaatgaattggCCTTTCGTTTTCCGGCTGTGTGGTTGTGCACTTGTTGGGCAGCTTATGGTTTGCTGGGTATATTGATGGAGATTGCAGAGACAACAGACACGTGATTTAGGTGAAAGCATGTAAAACTATAGATCCATGAAGAAAGTTTGGTAGAAGCTGTTACTACATAATACGCATAGTAGTTATGGTCAGTTGGTCACATGGCTACTTACTCTGGGGAACGGTTGAGATACCCTTTTAAGTTCTAATCCTTTTGAAAATCATTCACATCTTTTGAGTGTCTGTTTTTAGCTGTTCTGCTCCACCTCTACctgttaacaatttttttttttccagataCGACAGATAAAAACGGATTTGTTATTAATTAGATTGAGATTGATCATAATTAGGACATTCGTGAAGAGCCAACAACAATTATTGTATAATTTATGGGGCtatccaaatatatatatatagaggggGAGAGAGAGGGACAACCCATCAAGGCAATTTCTGTACACTATTCTCGCTTCTATGGCTTCTCAAGTTCCGAAGCTTTTAACAAGCACATCTTTCACGGCTTGTGGAGCTCCAAAATGGTTGAGTTACTGTTGGAGATTGCTTCTTCTTTTGGTTCTGTTACCACATGTTGCCTTCTCCGGCCAAATTGTCAAGTACCTTCCTGGTTTTGATGGTGAACTTCCATTCAAGCTTGAAACTGGGTACCGTTTGATTAAATttcttggaattgttttgactccaAGGTTTTGGTTGCTCCTGTGTTTTGATTTTGACATAAGTTTAATATTTTTTGAAGGTACGTAAGTGTTGGTGATTCTGAGCTGTTCTACTACTTCATTGAATCGCAAGGTGATCCTCAAGAAGACCCTATTTTTCTCTGGTTAACTGGTGGACCTGGTTGTTCTAGTTTCAGTGGAATAATCTATGAAATCGGTACTTCTCTTCTCTCAATTATAATGGATTTGCTTCTTTAGACCATAAATAATGATGAAACGTAGGTTTTATTTTGCCTAATATCTATTGTAGTGtatacttttttctttttcttacaATTGGGCTCTGACTTGGATTCGAATTTGAGATTTCACAGCTAAAGCTCATTGATTGTAATATATACTTTCTTATACTTCATAATGCTATCAATTTTTATTAGAAAGCAGAAAACATAGAGCAAAATTTTGAACCACATTTTGccttaatttttcaatatttttaagCAGGTCcattggagtttgacataaaccgctACAAGGGGGGCTTGCCAAAATTGAAGTACTACCCATATGCATGGACAAAGGTAGTTTATATATGTAACTTCATTTCTTCTCTTATTTTTTTCCTGAACAAATTTAATTGATGAACGCTTATAATTCTTCAGACAGCCAGCTTTATATTTTTAGATGCACCAGTTGGCACAGGTTTTTCTTATTCTAGGACTCCACAAGGATGGCTTACCTCAGACTCAGAATCAGCAGAGCAGTCTTATCAATTCCTCCGACAGGTTAGCAAATCATCATCATCAAAGTAGCCAGCAAATCATCATTAAAAAAGGGTTGTCCACAATTTACATTCTAAATTTTAGTGAAGCATACTCAGATATTATGTTAATAAACTACTCAATCTAAAAGCTCAAATTATCTGACACACATGTTGTTACAAATGTGCGATATAAAAGTTCGCAATTTGTTCTTCAATGTACTAATTTAAGTTCCCAAATTTTGTTGCAGTGGTTGCTAGAACATCCACAATATTTGCTAGTTCAGCTATTTATTGGTGGTGATTCTTACTCAGGcattactgttccattgatcactcAAAAAGTGGTAGAGGGTATGATATCAATGTTTGAACTTGAAATTTGATAAATTCTCTGGAAGTTCTTGCTTGTATTCTGGCTCACCAAGCTTAACTTGTTGTAATTACTTTGCAGCTAATGAAGCAATGGTCTACCCATATTTGAATCTCAAAGTACACCTATTTGAAATCTACAAGTTTCTTTTATACTTTTTTGGAAATTAAAGCGAGTAATGTGAAATCTAGGATAATCTTCTTTGAAAATGGTTCCAGGGATATCTGCTTGGGAGCCCAGCTACAGATCAACTTCTAAATGCAAATGCAAAAATAATATTTGCTCACAGGATGGCTCTAATTTCAGATCAACTATATGAGGTAATATGATCTAATCTCCAGGATGTTCTAAGATGTTCATAAAACagaaatttcacaaaattttttattttaataactgtTACTTGTTATGATTTATGTTTCCAGAAACTTAAAACAAGTTGCAATGACTCGTATGTGGATGTAGATCCATCCAACACAGCATGTGTAGCTGCACTTGGAACTTATGAAATGGTAGAGATAGgatcattaatttaattttatttttttttcttttcttggttGGTAGTAAATATCAAGTTCTCTAAACTTGCAGTGTATCAAAGATTTATATACCAATGATATCTTGGAACCTAGTTGTGTTTTCGCATCCCATAGAGAAAATCCAGAAACTGTTCGAAGATCTGCGAAAGAAAATCCCAAAAATTTCATCCTTTCACCACCAAGAATTCCTGAATTATGGTGTC includes:
- the LOC110637273 gene encoding serine carboxypeptidase-like 18; this translates as MASQVPKLLTSTSFTACGAPKWLSYCWRLLLLLVLLPHVAFSGQIVKYLPGFDGELPFKLETGYVSVGDSELFYYFIESQGDPQEDPIFLWLTGGPGCSSFSGIIYEIGPLEFDINRYKGGLPKLKYYPYAWTKTASFIFLDAPVGTGFSYSRTPQGWLTSDSESAEQSYQFLRQWLLEHPQYLLVQLFIGGDSYSGITVPLITQKVVEANEAMVYPYLNLKGYLLGSPATDQLLNANAKIIFAHRMALISDQLYEKLKTSCNDSYVDVDPSNTACVAALGTYEMCIKDLYTNDILEPSCVFASHRENPETVRRSAKENPKNFILSPPRIPELWCRNFNYVLAYVWSNNLEVQDALHVRKGAVSTWQRCNQTLSYTKDVQSVIDVHRYLSNKGLEVLVQNGDRDMVVPFVATQTWIKSLNLTISDEWRPWFVDGQVAGYTRKYVKYSQNATFYLTYATVKGGGHTAPEYYRRECYDMFQRWIHYYPL